The Deferribacter desulfuricans SSM1 genome contains a region encoding:
- a CDS encoding YkvA family protein produces MGNLDAKVSKEQEEKFKKRFQKDQEKITKDDLRRLINKFDEIYDKIISTKKFNGLTEAVKLMYEMVKDYYFGNYKDIPWSSIAAVAAALIYILNPFDVIPDFIPEIGYLDDIFIVTLALKHASKDIEQYRRWKNK; encoded by the coding sequence ATGGGAAATTTAGATGCTAAAGTATCAAAAGAACAAGAAGAAAAGTTTAAAAAGAGATTTCAAAAAGATCAAGAAAAAATAACTAAAGATGATTTAAGAAGATTAATAAATAAATTTGATGAAATATATGACAAGATAATAAGTACTAAAAAATTTAATGGTTTAACAGAAGCAGTTAAATTAATGTATGAAATGGTTAAAGACTATTATTTCGGTAACTATAAAGATATACCCTGGAGTTCAATAGCAGCAGTTGCAGCAGCATTAATTTATATTCTTAATCCTTTTGATGTTATACCTGATTTTATCCCTGAAATCGGTTATTTAGATGATATTTTTATAGTAACTCTAGCTTTAAAACATGCTTCCAAAGATATTGAACAATATAGACGTTGGAAGAATAAATAA
- a CDS encoding chemotaxis protein CheV, giving the protein MALNHNILLEVGTNEVELVEFVINNNNKDFNFAINVAKVREVLKISYDEITPMPNSNIEGMIKIRDIVIPVINLKKVLGLYTDDYKKDEKIYLLHCYFNTLHVSFIIDKVLGIQKVTWKMIETGGNLVTEQGNVKLVGVVKLPNKLIQLLDYEQIVANVAPELLENKLSNIEEIQDTDLQLLQSKKILFAEDSSVIRNVLKSLCNKHNLNAVIVKNGQELISTFKQYNPDIVVTDIEMPIIDGLTATKLIKQMNTKTKVIIFSSMYSIENEKKAKTVGIDAFVAKPDLVQLIETMKKL; this is encoded by the coding sequence ATGGCATTAAATCATAATATATTGCTTGAAGTAGGTACAAACGAAGTAGAATTAGTAGAATTTGTTATAAACAATAATAATAAAGATTTTAATTTTGCTATAAATGTAGCAAAAGTTAGAGAAGTACTAAAAATATCTTATGATGAAATTACACCAATGCCTAACTCTAATATTGAAGGTATGATAAAAATCAGAGACATCGTTATACCTGTTATTAACTTAAAAAAAGTATTAGGTCTTTATACTGATGATTATAAAAAAGATGAAAAAATTTACTTACTTCATTGTTATTTTAATACTTTACATGTAAGTTTTATTATAGATAAGGTACTTGGAATTCAAAAAGTTACATGGAAAATGATAGAAACCGGTGGTAATTTGGTAACTGAACAAGGTAATGTAAAATTAGTTGGTGTTGTTAAATTACCAAATAAATTAATTCAATTATTAGATTATGAACAAATTGTTGCTAATGTGGCTCCAGAACTTTTAGAAAACAAACTATCAAATATAGAAGAAATACAGGATACTGATCTACAGTTGTTACAATCAAAAAAAATATTGTTTGCTGAAGACTCATCAGTAATTAGAAATGTATTGAAATCATTATGTAATAAGCATAATTTAAATGCAGTAATAGTTAAAAATGGACAAGAATTAATAAGCACTTTTAAACAATACAACCCTGATATAGTTGTAACTGATATTGAAATGCCAATAATTGATGGTCTAACAGCAACTAAGTTAATCAAACAAATGAATACAAAAACTAAAGTAATTATTTTCTCATCTATGTATAGTATAGAGAATGAAAAAAAAGCAAAAACTGTAGGTATTGATGCATTTGTTGCAAAACCTGATTTAGTTCAGTTAATAGAAACAATGAAAAAATTATAA
- a CDS encoding DNA gyrase/topoisomerase IV subunit B: MSQKTYTEKDIIVLKGLEPVRKRPGMYIGSTDNKGLHHLLWEVVDNSIDEATAGYCSEIEITLHKDYSVTVKDNGRGIPVGPHPELKISTLEVVLTTLHAGGKFENKIYKASGGLHGVGISVVNALSEYLEVYVKRNGNLYYQTYSKGQKQQELQILKTGLNPNDTGTTIHFLPDKTIFKTTKFQPTIIEQRLQELSYLNKGLKIIFINELEEKPKTIVFLSEKGLEEMFSVKTKNFTYLFNPIYIEDKNKEHDLQITCIFGFLQNYYDQTIYSYVNNIPTHEHGTHVDGFKNALSKIFNKYKNTLKLNGKYKITSEDIREGLYSIISVKVINPEFEGQTKNKLGNKEVKEIVSNIIVEHLEKYFDINQQAFKLWYQKTLNTVQAREAARKAKETVRRKNVFETSTLPGKLADCSSKNVEKTELFIVEGDSAGGSAKQSRNKEFQAVLPLKGKIINVEKAYLVKLLENEEVKNLITAIGVNVDKKGKFYVDNLRYGKIIIMTDADVDGAHITTLLLTFFYKYLPEIITQGKLFIAQPPLYKIRYKNKDYYIKDDYELEQFKKINKINSLEQENVQIQRFKGLGEMNPEQLWETTMNPNTRNLIQVEISDFEAANNIFSILMGKNIKERKEFIENYATYANIDM; encoded by the coding sequence ATGTCACAAAAAACATATACTGAAAAAGATATTATAGTATTAAAAGGGTTAGAACCTGTAAGAAAACGTCCTGGTATGTATATAGGCAGCACTGATAATAAAGGATTACATCATTTACTCTGGGAAGTAGTGGATAATTCGATAGATGAAGCTACAGCTGGTTACTGTTCAGAGATAGAAATCACATTACATAAAGATTATTCTGTAACAGTCAAAGATAATGGTCGAGGTATACCTGTAGGTCCACATCCAGAACTAAAGATTTCCACATTAGAAGTAGTTTTAACAACATTACATGCAGGTGGTAAATTTGAAAATAAAATTTATAAAGCTTCTGGTGGATTACATGGTGTTGGTATTTCTGTAGTAAATGCATTAAGTGAATATTTGGAAGTATATGTCAAGCGAAATGGTAATTTATACTATCAAACATACTCAAAAGGACAAAAACAACAGGAATTACAAATTCTAAAAACCGGGTTAAATCCTAACGATACTGGAACCACTATTCATTTTTTACCTGATAAAACAATCTTTAAAACAACTAAATTCCAACCTACAATAATTGAACAAAGATTACAGGAATTATCATATTTAAATAAAGGATTAAAAATAATTTTTATTAATGAATTGGAAGAAAAACCAAAAACTATTGTTTTTTTAAGCGAAAAAGGATTAGAAGAAATGTTCTCAGTTAAAACAAAGAATTTTACTTATTTATTTAATCCAATTTATATAGAAGATAAAAATAAGGAACACGATTTACAAATCACATGTATTTTTGGATTTTTACAAAATTATTATGATCAAACCATTTACAGCTACGTAAATAATATCCCTACTCATGAACATGGAACACATGTCGATGGTTTTAAAAACGCATTATCTAAAATTTTTAATAAATATAAAAATACATTAAAATTAAATGGAAAATATAAAATAACCAGTGAGGATATTAGAGAAGGACTTTATTCAATTATTTCAGTTAAAGTTATTAATCCTGAATTTGAAGGACAAACAAAAAACAAGTTAGGAAATAAAGAGGTAAAAGAAATTGTAAGTAATATAATTGTAGAACATTTAGAAAAATACTTTGATATAAATCAACAAGCATTTAAATTATGGTATCAAAAAACTTTAAATACAGTACAAGCCAGGGAAGCTGCAAGAAAAGCTAAAGAAACCGTTAGACGTAAAAATGTATTTGAAACGTCCACACTGCCAGGTAAATTAGCTGATTGTAGTAGCAAAAACGTAGAAAAAACAGAATTATTTATAGTTGAAGGTGATTCTGCTGGTGGATCGGCTAAACAAAGCCGTAATAAAGAGTTTCAGGCAGTATTACCATTAAAGGGTAAAATTATAAATGTGGAAAAAGCATATTTAGTAAAACTATTAGAAAATGAAGAAGTAAAAAACTTAATAACTGCTATAGGTGTCAATGTAGATAAAAAAGGTAAATTTTATGTAGATAATTTACGTTATGGTAAAATTATTATTATGACAGATGCAGATGTCGATGGAGCTCATATTACAACGCTTTTATTAACATTTTTTTATAAATATCTTCCGGAAATAATTACACAAGGTAAATTGTTTATAGCACAACCACCTTTGTATAAAATTAGATACAAAAATAAAGATTACTATATTAAAGATGATTATGAGTTAGAACAATTCAAAAAGATTAATAAAATAAACTCTTTAGAACAGGAAAACGTACAAATACAAAGGTTTAAAGGTCTTGGAGAAATGAATCCAGAACAATTATGGGAAACTACAATGAACCCAAACACAAGAAACTTGATTCAAGTCGAAATTTCCGATTTTGAAGCTGCTAATAATATTTTTAGTATTCTAATGGGTAAAAATATAAAAGAAAGGAAAGAGTTTATTGAAAATTATGCTACATATGCAAATATAGATATGTGA
- a CDS encoding CHC2 zinc finger domain-containing protein — MKYNKKLLDYLKTEINFKDFLIEFGYISPQDIRNSYLNSESYMCRTPFGNEKTPSFAISKKSDGVWVWYDFSVNGITHEGGTIIDFIQKYHNYSLSESINFLVEKLGNRIPPYLLDSETYNTDYQNTSYGKPVRLVKKEKKIIKDPKESLRIYNELTEEVEKNTEQSLQDKIYINTIKKLKFLHELSDSKSDKEILAKVKDYYINQRYIDKSLVDYLIENKKVVYYKSTKNIEYAGFFHDNYLNLRAIVPCAKEERFRNRGSVKGKWFGFTTTARKNSGYLNNNQLSVFCTEGIIDTLSICTLYKQNKELRKRDFLTKDVMYISFLSVSNKQGLLRFLHYLYSNFKNKYSKIYLYNGFDMDDAGKKFFEVMKQYISNFEKNYFVIADHYTLKITLEEYYHKYRNSDTIKIKDFNDLLQFLNKNQNNKQKNTKNNTFKKKQELLIQPI; from the coding sequence ATGAAATATAATAAAAAATTACTAGATTATTTAAAAACAGAAATTAACTTTAAAGATTTTTTAATAGAATTTGGTTATATATCACCTCAAGATATCAGAAACAGTTATTTAAATTCCGAATCTTATATGTGCCGTACTCCTTTTGGTAATGAAAAAACACCATCTTTTGCCATAAGTAAAAAATCTGATGGTGTTTGGGTATGGTATGATTTCTCAGTAAATGGAATTACCCATGAAGGTGGAACAATAATTGACTTTATACAAAAGTATCATAATTATTCATTATCAGAATCTATAAATTTTTTAGTTGAAAAATTAGGAAATAGAATACCACCATATTTATTAGATTCTGAAACGTATAACACAGATTATCAAAATACCTCTTATGGTAAGCCAGTTAGATTAGTTAAAAAAGAGAAAAAAATAATAAAAGATCCTAAAGAAAGTTTAAGGATATATAATGAATTAACAGAAGAAGTTGAAAAAAACACTGAACAAAGTTTACAAGATAAAATATATATAAATACAATTAAAAAGCTTAAATTTCTACATGAGTTAAGTGATAGTAAGAGTGATAAAGAAATTCTAGCTAAAGTTAAAGACTATTATATTAATCAGAGATATATTGATAAATCCTTAGTTGATTATCTGATTGAAAACAAAAAAGTTGTTTATTATAAATCAACAAAAAATATTGAATATGCAGGTTTTTTTCATGATAATTATTTAAATTTAAGAGCAATTGTTCCTTGTGCAAAAGAAGAACGTTTTAGGAATAGGGGGTCTGTAAAAGGTAAATGGTTTGGTTTTACAACAACTGCAAGAAAAAATTCAGGTTATTTAAATAATAATCAATTGTCTGTTTTTTGCACGGAAGGCATAATTGATACTTTATCTATATGTACTTTATATAAACAAAACAAAGAGCTTCGAAAAAGAGATTTTTTAACAAAAGATGTTATGTATATTTCATTTTTATCTGTATCAAATAAACAAGGTTTATTAAGATTTCTACATTACCTATATAGTAACTTTAAAAACAAATATTCTAAAATATATTTATATAATGGTTTTGATATGGATGATGCGGGTAAGAAATTTTTTGAAGTTATGAAGCAATATATATCCAATTTTGAAAAAAATTATTTTGTAATAGCTGATCATTATACATTAAAAATAACTTTAGAAGAGTATTATCATAAATATAGAAATTCGGATACAATTAAAATTAAAGATTTTAATGATTTACTTCAATTCTTAAATAAAAATCAAAATAATAAACAAAAAAATACAAAAAATAATACTTTTAAAAAAAAACAAGAATTGTTGATACAACCAATTTAA
- a CDS encoding RNA-guided endonuclease InsQ/TnpB family protein, whose amino-acid sequence MITCQAFKFKLKTNEELENKFAQFAGSCRFVWNKAIALIKQKLDIKKVDKIINIHLPQYYKNTATIPTYNEMAGMLKLWKQSEEYAFLKEAHSQILQQTLKDLYKAIDSAFTKGNGISFPDFRKKGKSPDSFRYPQGFKINNNRIFLPKIGWVRFYKSRNIVGKPKNVTVKRYADGWYISVVTEKDTSIKENLSNPVGIDVGVKKIITLSNGCYFEPLDLSKYEKKLIKLQRQLSRKQHPTKKGDKTPFSNNYKKHQRKIAKMWLKIANVRNDYLHKITTAIAKKHGFVAVENLKVKNLTKSAKGTKDSPGRNVKAKSGLNRSILSRAWGRFFELLEYKLQRNGGKLVRVDAKNTSITCPLCDYTNKENRKNQAVFVCKKCGFTSNADLVGAINVLMRAMRKENLITLPQGLREVTPVEYAREYTLKQEPAGNREGLPLPSIA is encoded by the coding sequence ATGATTACATGTCAAGCCTTTAAATTTAAACTCAAGACCAATGAAGAGTTAGAAAACAAGTTCGCCCAATTTGCCGGCTCTTGTAGGTTTGTATGGAATAAAGCTATTGCTTTAATAAAACAAAAGCTTGATATAAAAAAGGTAGATAAAATCATCAATATCCACTTGCCACAATATTACAAAAATACTGCTACTATACCTACCTATAACGAAATGGCGGGAATGCTTAAATTATGGAAACAATCCGAAGAATACGCTTTCTTAAAAGAAGCACATTCTCAAATTCTACAACAAACCTTAAAGGATTTATACAAAGCCATAGACAGTGCTTTTACCAAAGGCAATGGTATATCTTTTCCAGACTTCAGGAAGAAAGGTAAATCGCCAGACAGCTTTAGATATCCTCAAGGCTTTAAGATAAATAACAATAGAATATTTTTACCTAAAATAGGATGGGTTAGGTTTTATAAATCAAGAAACATAGTTGGCAAACCAAAGAATGTAACAGTTAAAAGATACGCCGATGGCTGGTATATAAGCGTAGTTACCGAAAAAGACACATCAATTAAAGAAAATCTATCCAACCCCGTGGGTATAGATGTAGGTGTAAAAAAGATAATCACACTATCCAACGGTTGTTACTTCGAGCCTCTTGATTTAAGTAAATATGAGAAAAAACTAATCAAACTCCAAAGGCAACTCTCGAGAAAACAACACCCTACCAAAAAAGGAGATAAGACACCGTTTTCTAATAATTACAAAAAACACCAAAGAAAAATAGCAAAGATGTGGCTTAAGATAGCAAATGTGAGAAACGATTACCTACATAAAATAACAACAGCCATAGCCAAAAAACACGGCTTTGTGGCTGTAGAGAATTTAAAGGTTAAGAACCTAACCAAATCTGCAAAAGGCACAAAAGACAGCCCCGGACGTAATGTAAAAGCTAAATCAGGCTTAAACAGAAGCATTCTTTCTCGAGCGTGGGGTAGGTTCTTTGAACTGCTTGAGTATAAACTCCAGAGAAATGGGGGGAAACTGGTTAGAGTTGACGCTAAAAACACCTCTATAACCTGTCCTCTATGTGATTACACTAATAAGGAAAACCGCAAAAACCAAGCGGTATTTGTATGCAAAAAGTGTGGTTTTACGTCTAATGCTGATTTGGTAGGTGCGATAAATGTTTTAATGAGAGCGATGAGGAAGGAAAACCTTATAACCCTACCGCAGGGCTTGCGGGAAGTCACGCCTGTGGAGTATGCCAGAGAGTATACGCTGAAGCAGGAACCAGCGGGAAACCGTGAGGGATTACCGCTTCCATCGATAGCGTAG
- a CDS encoding hybrid sensor histidine kinase/response regulator translates to MSNEQSELIQDFLIETDELIEQLDQDLIELEQRKNDFDLLNKIFRAVHTVKGSSSFLGLDKVVDLTHIAEEILNKLRKGEITITSDIMDALLESIDYLKKLINDIKQGTDTTNITDIVKKLNLINEGKIINNDKNISQSTYEQSMQKNINKNEPKQIAKVTKAIEQTIRVDVNRLDALMNLIGELVLSRNRITQISTEFEKKYEGDFLIEQLLETTSHLGLITTELQLAIMKTRMVPIGKVFNKFPRMVRDLCKELNKDIDLIINGEDTELDKSVVEEIGDPLIHMIRNAVDHGIETPEERIKKGKPKKGTVTLNAYHEGNHIVIEIKDDGRGLDPEKIKKKAIEKGIITPEEIKTLSKEEIFGLIFKPGFSTAEKVTDVSGRGVGMDVVKTNIEKLNGIIQIDSEIDIGTTFKLKLPLTLAIIQSLLVEVSGEIFAIPIISIIETVKIEENQIHSFEGREVLKLRDSVLSLIRLNEIFELEPTYSNEMYVVVVALAEKKIGLIVDRLIGQEEIVIKSLGEYLGGTPGISGATIMGDGTVKLILDIAGTIDIASKMPKINHKKNKYTNKITTNYFQNLNQSQNLNIMIIDDSATDRKIMKRLLNNIGSFNIIEITNGKDALAAAKQFQFDLIITDIYMPDMDGFEIAKKLRELGYNNSIVATSVRDEAKNNKNYSLYGIDAFISKPINTSELLNIIENLKKVAV, encoded by the coding sequence ATGTCAAACGAACAATCTGAATTAATACAGGATTTTTTAATAGAAACAGATGAACTTATTGAACAATTAGATCAGGATTTAATAGAATTAGAACAAAGAAAAAATGATTTTGACTTATTAAATAAGATCTTTAGAGCTGTTCATACTGTTAAAGGTTCATCCTCATTCCTTGGTTTAGATAAAGTAGTAGATTTAACTCATATTGCAGAAGAAATCTTAAATAAACTACGTAAGGGTGAAATAACTATTACCTCCGATATTATGGATGCTCTTCTAGAAAGTATTGATTATTTAAAAAAATTAATAAACGATATAAAACAAGGAACTGATACAACTAACATTACTGATATAGTAAAAAAACTAAATTTAATAAATGAAGGTAAAATTATTAACAATGATAAAAATATATCACAATCTACATATGAACAATCTATGCAAAAAAATATTAATAAAAATGAGCCCAAACAAATAGCAAAAGTTACTAAAGCAATAGAGCAAACCATAAGAGTTGATGTTAACAGATTAGATGCATTAATGAACTTAATTGGTGAACTCGTATTAAGTAGAAACAGAATAACTCAAATATCAACAGAGTTTGAAAAAAAATATGAAGGAGATTTTTTAATTGAACAATTACTAGAAACTACATCTCATCTAGGATTAATTACCACAGAACTACAACTTGCTATAATGAAAACCAGAATGGTTCCTATAGGTAAAGTATTTAATAAATTTCCACGTATGGTTAGAGATTTATGTAAAGAATTAAATAAAGATATTGATTTAATTATAAATGGAGAAGATACTGAATTAGATAAATCTGTAGTTGAAGAAATTGGTGATCCTTTAATTCATATGATACGTAATGCTGTAGATCATGGTATTGAAACACCCGAAGAAAGAATTAAAAAAGGCAAACCTAAAAAAGGTACTGTTACCTTAAATGCCTACCACGAAGGTAATCATATTGTTATAGAAATTAAAGATGATGGAAGAGGATTAGACCCAGAAAAAATTAAAAAGAAAGCTATTGAAAAAGGAATTATTACACCAGAAGAAATAAAAACTTTAAGTAAAGAAGAAATATTTGGTTTAATATTTAAACCCGGGTTTTCAACTGCTGAAAAAGTAACCGATGTTTCTGGACGTGGTGTTGGTATGGATGTAGTTAAAACTAATATAGAAAAATTAAACGGTATTATTCAAATAGATTCAGAAATCGATATAGGAACTACTTTTAAATTAAAACTTCCACTAACACTTGCTATTATACAGTCTTTACTTGTTGAAGTATCAGGTGAAATATTTGCTATTCCTATAATCTCAATTATTGAAACTGTAAAAATTGAAGAAAACCAAATACACAGTTTTGAAGGTAGAGAAGTTTTAAAATTGAGAGATTCTGTATTATCATTAATTAGATTAAATGAAATATTTGAATTAGAACCTACTTACAGTAATGAAATGTATGTAGTTGTTGTAGCTTTAGCAGAAAAGAAAATAGGTTTAATAGTTGATAGGTTAATAGGACAAGAAGAAATAGTTATTAAATCCCTTGGTGAATATCTTGGTGGTACACCTGGTATATCAGGTGCTACTATCATGGGTGATGGAACAGTAAAACTTATTTTAGATATTGCTGGTACAATAGATATTGCGTCCAAAATGCCTAAAATTAATCATAAAAAAAATAAGTATACTAATAAAATAACTACTAATTATTTTCAAAATTTAAACCAGTCTCAAAATTTAAATATTATGATAATAGATGATTCAGCTACAGATAGAAAAATTATGAAACGATTATTAAATAATATAGGTTCATTTAATATAATTGAGATTACTAATGGTAAAGATGCATTAGCAGCTGCTAAACAATTTCAGTTTGATTTAATTATAACTGATATTTATATGCCAGACATGGATGGTTTTGAAATAGCAAAAAAATTGAGAGAATTAGGTTATAATAATTCAATTGTTGCAACTTCTGTACGAGATGAAGCTAAAAACAATAAAAACTATTCTTTGTATGGTATTGATGCGTTCATTTCTAAACCAATTAATACATCAGAATTATTGAATATAATTGAAAATCTAAAAAAAGTAGCAGTGTAA
- a CDS encoding response regulator → MTYEHTILTVDDSSTMRRIIKNILNKLGFTNILEASNGAEALNILKEKQLDLIITDWNMPEMDGLSFVQAVRSNKKYNVIPILMVTTEAAKEDILIALKNGVNNYIVKPFTPETLKEKVFKLLGLT, encoded by the coding sequence ATGACCTACGAACACACAATACTTACTGTAGATGATTCTTCCACAATGAGAAGGATTATTAAAAATATACTTAATAAGTTAGGTTTTACTAACATATTAGAAGCTTCTAATGGAGCAGAAGCATTAAATATATTAAAAGAAAAACAACTTGATTTAATTATAACTGATTGGAATATGCCTGAAATGGATGGTTTATCATTTGTACAAGCTGTTCGCAGTAATAAAAAATATAATGTTATACCTATATTAATGGTTACAACAGAAGCAGCAAAAGAAGATATATTAATAGCTTTAAAAAATGGAGTAAATAATTATATAGTAAAACCCTTTACACCAGAAACATTAAAAGAAAAAGTTTTTAAATTATTAGGATTAACATAA
- the tnpA gene encoding IS200/IS605 family transposase, with protein sequence MEKSSKIRTGRHCVFLLHVHLVFVTKYRKSVFQKKHLETLKEIFAKVCQDFEAELIELNGESDHVHLLVNYPPKVAVSKLVNSLKGVSSRKLKQIHPELRQYYWKNALWSPSYFAGSCGGAPLEVIKQYIETQKTPTTSPT encoded by the coding sequence ATGGAAAAGTCAAGTAAAATTAGAACTGGTAGGCATTGTGTTTTTCTTCTGCATGTGCATTTGGTCTTTGTAACTAAATACAGAAAGAGCGTATTTCAAAAGAAACACTTAGAAACCTTAAAGGAAATCTTCGCCAAAGTCTGTCAAGATTTTGAGGCAGAACTGATAGAATTAAATGGAGAAAGCGACCATGTCCATTTGCTTGTAAACTATCCGCCAAAGGTGGCAGTCTCAAAACTGGTAAATTCGCTAAAAGGTGTTTCTTCCAGAAAGCTAAAACAAATCCATCCTGAATTAAGGCAGTATTACTGGAAAAACGCTTTATGGTCTCCAAGCTATTTTGCAGGTTCCTGTGGTGGAGCTCCGCTTGAGGTTATCAAACAATATATTGAAACCCAGAAGACACCCACTACATCACCTACCTAA
- a CDS encoding GGDEF domain-containing protein, protein MKEVSLQNDLQKYRCNTEDYEQELLNFIKSMNMIFQSVIITKSTITDKIEYLKILLSHVYLSFPFQLFFIIELAKNSKNNIEINVFSSKCLNLSVENKIKNQIKIFLNNYNIYNIHNSQNKEQNEIIYLYNLDSIINFYYKKYCHDSITVNNFLTSNYFVVNNTNIDFDNLNKYKIYFKRTIFNSIIGMIVDNNIYQNKYFEFLSEFILNFIINNYITINDLSTYIKTIEKQVVIDSLTGLYNRKLLDEFLDKYIELYKRVKKPFSLVYLDLDDFKSINDTYGHIIGDEYLKYIAKTIKNNIRIIDIPVRVGGDEFAIIFPNTSLDDTIVIVERLYSYFNEKPFKIKDIKIPVKVSIGIAEYHDVKYSKSDFLSLVDKNLYKAKKEGKNIYKYN, encoded by the coding sequence ATGAAGGAAGTATCATTACAGAATGACTTACAAAAATATAGATGTAATACTGAAGATTACGAACAGGAATTATTGAATTTTATAAAAAGTATGAATATGATATTTCAATCTGTAATTATAACAAAAAGTACTATTACAGATAAAATTGAATATTTAAAAATTTTATTAAGTCATGTGTATTTGAGTTTTCCTTTTCAATTATTTTTTATTATTGAGTTAGCTAAAAATAGTAAAAATAATATTGAAATTAATGTATTTAGCAGTAAGTGTTTAAATTTATCTGTGGAAAATAAAATAAAAAATCAAATAAAAATATTCTTAAATAATTATAATATTTATAATATCCATAATTCTCAAAATAAAGAACAAAATGAAATAATTTATTTATATAATTTAGATTCTATTATTAATTTTTATTATAAAAAATATTGTCATGATTCAATTACAGTAAATAATTTTTTAACATCAAATTATTTTGTGGTTAATAATACAAATATAGATTTTGATAATTTAAATAAATATAAAATTTATTTTAAAAGGACTATTTTTAACAGTATTATAGGTATGATTGTTGATAATAATATTTATCAAAATAAGTATTTTGAGTTTTTATCGGAATTTATATTAAATTTTATAATTAATAATTATATTACTATAAATGATCTTAGTACATATATTAAAACTATAGAAAAACAAGTTGTAATAGATTCTTTAACAGGACTTTATAATCGGAAATTATTAGATGAATTTTTAGATAAATATATAGAATTATATAAAAGAGTTAAAAAACCTTTTAGTTTAGTTTATCTTGATTTAGATGACTTCAAATCTATTAATGATACATATGGACATATAATAGGAGATGAATACTTAAAGTATATTGCAAAAACTATTAAAAATAATATTCGTATTATAGATATTCCGGTTAGAGTAGGGGGAGATGAATTTGCAATTATATTTCCAAATACATCTTTAGATGATACAATTGTTATAGTAGAGCGATTATATAGTTATTTTAATGAAAAACCTTTCAAAATTAAAGATATTAAAATACCAGTTAAAGTTAGTATTGGAATAGCAGAATATCATGATGTAAAATATTCTAAATCTGATTTTTTAAGTTTAGTAGATAAAAATTTATATAAAGCCAAAAAGGAAGGTAAGAATATTTACAAATATAACTAA